One region of Streptococcus parasanguinis genomic DNA includes:
- a CDS encoding alpha-glucosidase: MEKDWWKGKVAYQIYPKSFKDSNGDGVGDLKGITEKLDYLQQLGIDILWLSPVYKSPFIDQGYDISDYYAIDPLFGSMEDMEELIAEGKKRGISIIMDLVVNHCSSHHEWFQKALADPDGPYADYFYFIESDKEPNNWESYFGGSVWEPVPGTNKYYLHSFHKDQPDLNWQNPVLREEIYRMINWWLDKGIAGFRIDAIINIKKDLEWRSLPSDRENGLVPVLESLVNAQSIEPFLQELKERTFAKYNAFTVGEVFNETDEELHFFIGKDGVFSSIFDFKQTCLGQEGKGWFDHTLPTADELKESIFQAYERADSIGILSTIIENHDEPRGVSHYIAEGPVNDTSKKALGTIQILRKGIPFIYQGQEIGMENQIFESVEDFDDIATINGYHVAKEAGLSEEEALAVIAKYSRDNARTPMQWSREPGLGFSDGPAWLISPKPDVAINVEDQEKDPNSILNYYRQLTALYRHPLYGNTIRFGDMIPAYRDRENIIAFERRGDKRLLVISNFQNREATLELPATIKTVILNNTAGLFQEGNQVLELTPYQTLVLELVE; encoded by the coding sequence ATGGAAAAAGATTGGTGGAAGGGGAAGGTCGCTTACCAGATTTACCCAAAAAGCTTTAAGGACAGCAATGGCGATGGTGTTGGTGATTTAAAAGGAATCACGGAAAAACTCGATTACCTTCAACAGTTGGGGATTGATATTCTCTGGTTATCGCCTGTTTACAAGAGCCCTTTTATTGATCAGGGATATGATATTTCCGATTATTATGCCATTGACCCCCTTTTTGGGAGCATGGAAGATATGGAAGAGTTGATTGCGGAAGGTAAGAAGCGAGGAATTTCTATCATTATGGACTTGGTGGTTAACCATTGCTCCAGTCATCACGAGTGGTTCCAAAAGGCTTTAGCGGATCCAGATGGCCCTTATGCGGATTACTTTTATTTTATCGAAAGTGACAAAGAACCCAACAACTGGGAAAGTTACTTTGGGGGCAGTGTTTGGGAGCCGGTTCCTGGCACCAACAAATACTATCTTCATTCTTTCCACAAGGATCAGCCTGATCTCAATTGGCAAAACCCTGTCTTGCGCGAAGAAATTTACAGGATGATCAATTGGTGGTTGGACAAGGGAATCGCGGGCTTTAGGATCGATGCTATTATCAATATCAAAAAAGATCTAGAATGGCGTTCGCTTCCGTCTGATCGCGAAAATGGCTTGGTCCCAGTACTGGAGTCTCTAGTGAATGCCCAATCGATTGAACCTTTCTTGCAAGAGTTAAAGGAGCGAACCTTCGCCAAGTACAATGCTTTCACTGTAGGAGAAGTTTTCAATGAAACCGATGAAGAATTGCATTTCTTCATTGGAAAAGACGGTGTCTTTTCTTCTATCTTTGACTTCAAGCAAACCTGCTTGGGGCAGGAAGGAAAGGGCTGGTTTGACCATACTCTTCCAACAGCAGATGAACTCAAGGAAAGTATTTTCCAAGCCTATGAGCGCGCGGATAGCATTGGGATCCTCTCTACCATTATCGAGAATCATGACGAACCTCGTGGTGTGTCCCACTATATCGCGGAAGGTCCAGTAAACGATACCAGTAAAAAAGCCCTGGGAACCATTCAAATCTTGCGCAAGGGAATTCCTTTTATCTATCAAGGCCAAGAAATTGGAATGGAAAACCAAATCTTTGAATCGGTGGAGGATTTTGATGATATCGCGACTATCAATGGCTACCATGTGGCTAAAGAAGCTGGTTTGAGCGAGGAAGAAGCCTTAGCAGTTATCGCCAAATACAGCCGGGATAATGCACGGACACCCATGCAGTGGTCAAGAGAGCCAGGTCTGGGCTTTAGCGATGGGCCAGCCTGGTTGATCAGTCCAAAACCAGATGTTGCCATCAATGTGGAAGATCAGGAAAAGGATCCCAATTCCATCTTGAATTATTATCGGCAGCTGACCGCCTTGTACCGCCATCCCCTATACGGAAATACCATTCGGTTTGGAGATATGATCCCGGCTTATCGGGACCGTGAAAACATCATTGCTTTCGAACGCCGTGGGGACAAGCGTCTCTTGGTGATTAGCAATTTCCAAAATCGTGAGGCCACCCTGGAGTTGCCAGCTACGATTAAAACGGTCATTTTAAATAACACTGCAGGACTATTCCAAGAAGGAAATCAAGTGCTAGAATTGACCCCTTACCAAACGCTTGTGTTGGAATTGGTGGAATAA
- a CDS encoding LPXTG-anchored zinc carboxypeptidase codes for MKSSYKKHLYTTTLSLSAAVLLSVIGHGQASADSVETPQTEPSTVLEATPTSEPPVTAETTSPSVAEKEDTAVTATSAEPAATSDVASTTEVAPTPSPVTNRATTTADQATRLADSTIYLSEKSTIDDKVQEKAQAAGKINWTLDNKPLSEWKTWDMETGTLSKDPFLTITETANGNDLDLHIDVQDLFGEDLSLRSPNNIRRTYRNYIGNHELVGTNADLGVTINKTLVFRPYQDYHTHEEMLAAIEKSKEEAKPDRLVQLETLGKSAQGRDMKMGIVSKDQASIDHYLSSTNPTALTKPSEMLAALKDKTLDYKLPVLVHNTHADEQPGIDIITGLFNTFATKEKVTFNTTDEAGNAKTVTLDIPSLLNKFIFLFDFTENPDGDALNLRALANGLDPNRDASYQTNPEVRTVIQMINKWNPIALYDLHGFVKEFLIEPATPPHDPNFEYDLLSDLMLENAHHMGRAGVANSKYNSYIIPKLDWGDGWDDSFSGYTGVYAVYHGILGHTIEIPEGNEESYKAGRNAVLGGIDFLNQDPDRLLEMRLNFYLRGLNKTEDPKAENELVGPNGEIVGRVKNGRPKFFPDYYVIPMSLDKDNDAQEAFNMIDYFKRNGVLVKELKEDIGNYKKGDLVIDMAQAKRGYANHILYKGSNESAWAAMYAELLVNFPDMRGFKSEPVFADGLFNGKLGEVTTTRATRTSEIDPKAPYYVIANTSASAVKAVNQAIAQGKSVYLTDDGYIVDRDTFASLLPNYAIYGDALYKVPSGPTLKPMKVYSPNYHYNWAGVDASAHTSLVLEKLGFQIVNTPEEADVVILESNRFDASIFGKKPTLVIGGEAMQKLEKLGVLTGFDAEKLKGGSDYEGLMKAIIDDQDPLTSGYKKNTLFYSNSGNWIEKVPEHFKTLMSIAPSDYYIAGWWPHNDVLANKVMAISGELMGQPLFVYAGNPTNRQHPVHFFRWVTNAIFGSKLASLMDYVPAKEPDQVVVPIHNQTSNPQPILAKKDTPKVLLPQKETTTENGESVQALTYQVGQSFQESPAKAQLPQTGEDTTAHFILSGFLLAVSGGFLLLKKKEVE; via the coding sequence ATGAAGTCTTCGTATAAGAAACATTTGTACACTACAACACTCAGCCTCTCAGCGGCTGTCTTGCTTTCTGTTATCGGTCATGGCCAAGCTTCAGCCGATAGCGTAGAAACGCCTCAAACAGAACCGAGCACAGTCCTTGAAGCGACACCTACTTCTGAGCCACCTGTGACAGCCGAGACGACCAGTCCTTCTGTAGCTGAAAAAGAAGACACCGCAGTCACTGCCACTTCTGCGGAACCAGCAGCGACTTCTGATGTGGCTTCTACTACAGAAGTTGCTCCAACCCCTAGTCCAGTCACTAACCGTGCGACAACGACCGCTGACCAAGCGACACGATTGGCTGATAGCACCATTTATCTCTCTGAAAAGAGTACGATTGATGACAAAGTCCAAGAAAAAGCTCAAGCTGCTGGCAAGATCAACTGGACCTTAGACAATAAGCCTCTCTCTGAGTGGAAAACTTGGGATATGGAGACAGGAACACTGAGCAAGGATCCATTCCTTACCATCACAGAGACCGCAAACGGCAATGATCTGGATCTCCACATTGACGTGCAGGATCTCTTTGGTGAAGATCTCAGTCTTCGTAGCCCAAATAATATTCGCCGGACTTATCGCAACTACATCGGCAACCATGAACTAGTCGGGACCAATGCAGACTTGGGTGTGACCATCAATAAGACCCTTGTTTTTCGACCTTACCAAGACTACCATACGCATGAAGAGATGCTGGCTGCCATCGAAAAATCCAAGGAAGAAGCGAAACCCGATCGTTTAGTGCAGCTGGAAACCCTTGGCAAGAGTGCCCAAGGACGGGATATGAAGATGGGGATCGTGAGCAAGGACCAAGCCAGCATCGATCACTACCTGTCTAGTACCAACCCTACAGCCTTGACCAAGCCAAGCGAAATGCTGGCCGCACTAAAAGACAAGACCTTGGATTACAAATTACCTGTCTTAGTCCACAACACCCACGCAGATGAACAGCCAGGCATTGATATCATCACAGGCCTCTTCAATACCTTTGCGACCAAGGAAAAGGTGACCTTTAACACTACAGATGAAGCTGGAAATGCTAAAACTGTCACGCTAGATATTCCAAGCTTGCTCAATAAATTCATTTTCTTATTTGACTTCACGGAAAACCCAGATGGGGATGCTCTCAACCTGCGGGCCCTAGCAAACGGGCTCGATCCAAACCGGGATGCCAGCTACCAAACAAATCCGGAAGTTCGCACGGTTATCCAAATGATCAACAAGTGGAATCCGATTGCTCTCTACGACTTACACGGTTTTGTCAAAGAATTCTTAATCGAACCTGCAACGCCACCACATGATCCGAACTTTGAATACGATCTTCTGTCAGACCTGATGCTAGAAAATGCCCATCATATGGGACGGGCAGGAGTTGCCAATTCTAAATACAATAGTTACATCATTCCAAAACTGGATTGGGGCGATGGCTGGGATGACTCCTTCTCTGGCTATACAGGAGTTTATGCTGTCTACCATGGTATCTTAGGCCATACCATCGAAATTCCGGAAGGAAATGAAGAATCCTACAAAGCAGGTCGCAATGCTGTCCTAGGAGGGATTGACTTCCTCAACCAAGATCCGGACCGTCTCCTTGAGATGCGTCTCAACTTCTACCTGCGCGGTCTCAATAAAACCGAAGATCCAAAAGCCGAAAATGAACTGGTCGGCCCAAATGGAGAAATCGTTGGACGTGTGAAAAATGGTCGTCCGAAATTCTTCCCAGACTACTACGTCATCCCAATGAGCCTCGACAAAGACAACGATGCCCAAGAAGCCTTCAATATGATCGACTACTTCAAACGCAATGGTGTCCTCGTCAAGGAACTCAAAGAAGATATTGGCAACTATAAAAAAGGGGACTTAGTCATTGACATGGCCCAAGCCAAACGTGGCTATGCTAACCACATTCTCTACAAGGGTTCCAACGAATCTGCCTGGGCTGCTATGTACGCAGAGTTGCTGGTCAACTTCCCAGATATGAGAGGGTTCAAGTCCGAACCTGTCTTTGCGGATGGTCTTTTCAACGGAAAATTAGGAGAAGTCACCACCACCCGCGCCACTCGTACTTCTGAGATCGATCCAAAAGCTCCTTACTATGTAATCGCAAATACCTCAGCCAGTGCCGTTAAAGCTGTCAACCAGGCTATTGCACAAGGAAAATCCGTCTACCTAACAGATGATGGCTACATCGTTGACCGCGATACCTTTGCTTCGCTCCTACCAAACTATGCCATTTATGGGGATGCCCTCTACAAGGTGCCAAGCGGACCAACCTTGAAACCGATGAAGGTCTACTCTCCAAACTACCACTATAATTGGGCTGGAGTAGATGCTTCTGCTCATACTAGTCTAGTCCTTGAAAAATTAGGCTTCCAAATCGTCAATACTCCAGAAGAAGCGGATGTTGTTATTTTGGAAAGCAACCGCTTCGACGCTTCCATTTTTGGTAAGAAACCAACCCTTGTCATTGGTGGGGAAGCCATGCAAAAATTGGAAAAATTGGGAGTTCTTACAGGATTTGACGCTGAAAAATTAAAAGGCGGTAGCGACTACGAAGGCTTGATGAAAGCGATCATTGATGATCAGGATCCATTGACCAGCGGATACAAGAAGAATACCCTCTTCTACTCCAACTCAGGAAACTGGATTGAAAAGGTTCCAGAGCATTTCAAAACCTTGATGAGTATCGCTCCGAGCGACTACTACATTGCTGGCTGGTGGCCACATAACGATGTTCTAGCCAACAAAGTCATGGCGATCTCTGGAGAACTCATGGGACAACCACTCTTTGTCTATGCAGGAAATCCAACCAACCGTCAACACCCTGTCCACTTCTTCCGCTGGGTAACCAATGCGATCTTTGGCAGCAAGTTGGCAAGTTTGATGGATTACGTTCCAGCTAAAGAACCAGATCAAGTAGTGGTTCCAATTCATAACCAAACAAGCAATCCACAGCCAATCTTAGCCAAGAAGGACACTCCTAAAGTGCTCCTTCCACAAAAAGAAACGACAACTGAAAATGGAGAAAGCGTGCAAGCCTTGACTTACCAAGTAGGACAAAGCTTCCAAGAAAGTCCAGCCAAGGCACAATTGCCACAAACTGGAGAAGACACAACTGCACACTTCATTCTTTCAGGCTTCTTGTTAGCTGTAAGCGGAGGCTTCCTCCTCTTGAAAAAGAAAGAAGTTGAGTAA
- a CDS encoding aromatic acid exporter family protein: MPLFQRTIKLTLATCLAAALAYALGLTYAISAGVIAILSISDTRRSTIKQAYQRFMSTLLALAIGSLAFSLLGFNLWALGVFIALYVPCAFLLGWQIGITPSTVLVTHLLIEQSTSWGLLLNELALFLIGTSFALLANLYMPSNQGAIDHYHNVVEDQLKKILSRFAEFLGKGDGRNDARLIKELDGILKDALNLVYLDHSNHLFHQTNYHIHYFEMRKRQNDILRDMAENVNRCQLAASESIILAQLFKKTAQQLSQKNPAQDLLDDISQYLAIFRERPLPKTREEFETRATLLQLLRDLETFIQVKVDFYQQFHKETE, translated from the coding sequence ATGCCTCTTTTTCAACGAACCATCAAACTCACCTTGGCCACCTGTTTAGCAGCGGCCCTGGCTTATGCTCTGGGCTTGACCTATGCCATCTCAGCTGGCGTCATTGCCATCTTGAGTATCTCTGATACGCGTCGCAGTACCATCAAGCAGGCCTACCAGCGCTTTATGTCGACCTTACTGGCCCTTGCTATCGGAAGTCTCGCCTTTTCTTTATTAGGGTTCAACCTCTGGGCATTGGGAGTCTTTATCGCTCTTTATGTCCCTTGTGCCTTTTTATTGGGTTGGCAGATCGGCATCACGCCAAGTACGGTGCTGGTCACCCATCTCTTGATTGAGCAGTCTACTTCCTGGGGGCTCTTGCTCAATGAACTTGCTCTCTTTTTGATAGGGACCAGCTTTGCCCTGCTGGCCAATCTCTATATGCCTTCTAATCAGGGAGCGATCGATCATTACCATAATGTTGTCGAAGACCAACTAAAGAAGATCCTTAGTCGTTTTGCGGAATTTCTTGGTAAAGGAGATGGTCGCAATGATGCTCGCTTGATTAAGGAGTTGGATGGTATTCTAAAAGACGCTTTGAATCTAGTCTATCTGGACCATTCCAACCACCTCTTTCACCAAACCAACTACCATATTCACTACTTCGAAATGCGCAAGCGGCAAAACGATATCCTGCGGGATATGGCAGAAAACGTCAACCGTTGTCAGTTAGCAGCGAGTGAAAGCATAATCCTGGCACAACTATTTAAGAAAACGGCCCAACAGTTAAGCCAGAAAAATCCTGCCCAAGATCTTCTAGATGATATTAGTCAGTATTTGGCGATCTTCCGTGAACGTCCTCTTCCTAAGACCCGTGAAGAATTCGAAACACGTGCCACCTTGCTCCAACTCTTAAGAGACTTAGAAACTTTTATCCAGGTCAAGGTTGATTTTTACCAACAATTTCATAAGGAGACAGAATAG
- a CDS encoding Mini-ribonuclease 3, producing the protein MIDVNLINGIALAFEGDAVYSMYIRKHLIFQGMTKPNKLHQAATRYVSAKAQASLIAMMLEEELLTEKEVEIYKRGRNTNSHTKAKNADVVTYRMSTGFEAVMGYLHLMDEINRLEELVAWCIQKVEEGTK; encoded by the coding sequence GTGATTGATGTCAATCTAATCAATGGAATCGCCCTGGCCTTTGAGGGAGATGCGGTCTATTCCATGTATATTCGTAAGCACCTGATTTTTCAAGGGATGACCAAGCCTAATAAACTTCACCAAGCTGCAACCCGCTACGTCTCTGCCAAGGCCCAGGCTAGTCTGATTGCGATGATGTTGGAAGAAGAGCTTTTGACAGAGAAAGAAGTCGAGATCTATAAGCGCGGTCGCAATACCAATAGCCATACCAAGGCAAAAAATGCAGATGTCGTGACCTATCGCATGTCGACGGGTTTTGAAGCGGTCATGGGTTACCTGCATCTGATGGATGAAATCAACCGCTTAGAGGAATTGGTAGCTTGGTGTATCCAAAAAGTGGAAGAAGGAACAAAATAG
- the rlmB gene encoding 23S rRNA (guanosine(2251)-2'-O)-methyltransferase RlmB has product MENNDIVYGVHAVTEALQANTGNKLYIQEDLRGKNVDKIKALAAEKKVSISWTPKKTLQEMTEGAVHQGFVLRVAAFAYTDLAAILKQTAQEENPLLLILDGLTDPHNLGSILRTADATNVSGVIIPKHRAVGVTPVVSKTSTGAVEHIPIARVTNLSQTLDKLKEEGFWIFGTDMNGTPSHQWNTAGKLALIIGNEGKGISANIKKQVDEMITIPMNGHVQSLNASVAAAILMYEVFRNRL; this is encoded by the coding sequence ATGGAAAATAACGATATCGTATACGGTGTCCACGCAGTCACCGAGGCTTTACAAGCCAATACAGGCAATAAATTATATATTCAAGAAGACCTCCGAGGAAAAAATGTCGACAAAATCAAGGCCTTAGCAGCTGAGAAAAAAGTGTCGATTTCTTGGACGCCAAAGAAAACCCTGCAGGAAATGACGGAAGGAGCTGTTCACCAAGGCTTCGTTCTCCGTGTGGCAGCCTTTGCTTACACAGACTTGGCAGCGATTCTGAAACAGACAGCCCAAGAAGAGAACCCACTTTTATTGATTCTCGATGGTTTGACAGATCCACACAATCTTGGATCTATCTTACGGACAGCTGATGCGACCAATGTCTCAGGCGTCATCATTCCTAAGCACCGTGCAGTCGGGGTAACTCCAGTGGTTTCAAAAACTTCTACCGGAGCGGTGGAACACATTCCCATTGCGCGTGTGACCAATCTCAGTCAAACTCTAGACAAGCTAAAGGAAGAGGGCTTCTGGATCTTTGGGACTGACATGAACGGCACGCCATCTCACCAGTGGAATACGGCTGGCAAGTTAGCCTTGATCATTGGCAATGAAGGAAAAGGGATCTCGGCCAACATCAAAAAACAAGTCGATGAGATGATCACCATTCCTATGAATGGTCATGTGCAAAGCCTCAATGCCAGCGTGGCAGCAGCTATCCTTATGTATGAGGTCTTTCGCAATCGACTATAA
- a CDS encoding ABC transporter ATP-binding protein, with protein MVELNLKNIYKKYPNSEHYSVEDFNLDIKDKEFIVFVGPSGCGKSTTLRMIAGLEDITEGECSIDGTVVNNVAPKDRDIAMVFQNYALYPHMTVYDNMAFGLKLRKYSKEDIDKRVQEAAEILGLKEFLDRKPADLSGGQRQRVAMGRAIVRDAKVFLMDEPLSNLDAKLRVSMRAEIAKIHRRIGATTIYVTHDQTEAMTLADRIVIMSATKNPAGTGTIGRVEQIGSPQEVYKNPVNKFVAGFIGSPAMNFINVKLEGGYIVTNGLNLKVPEGALKVLKEKGYDGKELIFGIRPEDVNTEAAFLETFPESVVKATISVSELLGSESHLYCQVGDNEFIAKVDARDYLGTGETIELGFDLNKAHFFDKETEKTVY; from the coding sequence ATGGTAGAATTAAATCTTAAAAATATTTACAAAAAATATCCCAACAGCGAACACTATTCAGTTGAAGACTTTAACTTGGACATCAAAGACAAAGAGTTTATCGTTTTCGTAGGTCCTTCAGGATGTGGTAAATCAACAACTCTTCGTATGATCGCTGGTCTTGAAGATATCACAGAAGGTGAATGTTCCATCGATGGTACTGTTGTAAATAACGTAGCACCTAAAGACCGTGACATCGCCATGGTATTCCAAAACTACGCTCTTTACCCACACATGACTGTGTACGATAACATGGCATTTGGTTTGAAATTGCGTAAATACAGCAAGGAAGATATCGACAAACGTGTACAAGAAGCAGCTGAAATCCTTGGCTTGAAAGAATTCTTGGATCGTAAACCAGCTGACCTTTCTGGTGGTCAACGTCAACGTGTGGCTATGGGACGTGCCATTGTCCGTGATGCAAAAGTGTTCTTGATGGACGAACCTTTGTCAAACTTGGATGCGAAACTTCGTGTATCCATGCGTGCTGAAATCGCGAAAATCCACCGCCGTATCGGAGCTACAACCATCTACGTAACTCACGACCAAACAGAAGCGATGACACTTGCTGACCGTATCGTTATCATGTCTGCGACTAAAAACCCAGCTGGTACTGGTACAATTGGACGTGTGGAACAAATTGGTTCTCCGCAAGAAGTGTACAAGAACCCTGTTAACAAATTCGTAGCTGGATTCATCGGAAGCCCTGCCATGAACTTCATTAACGTCAAGTTGGAAGGTGGCTACATCGTTACTAACGGCTTGAATTTGAAAGTTCCAGAAGGTGCTTTGAAAGTCTTGAAAGAAAAAGGCTATGATGGTAAAGAATTGATCTTTGGTATCCGTCCAGAAGACGTGAATACAGAAGCTGCTTTCCTTGAAACTTTCCCAGAATCAGTCGTGAAAGCAACCATCTCTGTATCTGAGTTGCTTGGTTCTGAATCACACTTGTACTGCCAAGTTGGTGACAACGAATTCATCGCGAAAGTGGATGCGCGTGACTATCTTGGAACTGGTGAAACCATCGAGCTTGGATTTGACTTGAACAAAGCTCACTTCTTCGACAAAGAAACTGAAAAGACAGTATACTAA
- a CDS encoding helix-turn-helix domain-containing protein — translation MKNIREWFPQAEVTEHPNPPAGYVAIPLQAQQWLLLKEEELTEREKQLIAWLGSEEDFAPNPWYQYLIDGKGEAPQVIKKMQLVYCHLSHSTAEGTASWLEMMQTLLPNFRAVLQLSGQDYVLILDQEQSLTVADILKDTVSAMEYDFNIRLSIMVGQVWTESKAGKVSPVIRAERAAFRAWIREGHQGVYRFSQLYLWGIEQADLDLHPIKERLHQLIGSQDQLQDIIVALWDNGAVVTKAAQQLYLHRNSLQYKIDKWEELTGLQLKNLTDLALCYHLVLQDVI, via the coding sequence GTGAAAAATATCAGAGAGTGGTTCCCTCAGGCAGAGGTGACGGAACACCCCAATCCACCAGCTGGTTATGTAGCCATTCCTCTGCAGGCCCAGCAATGGTTGCTACTGAAGGAAGAAGAGCTAACCGAACGAGAGAAACAATTGATTGCCTGGTTGGGCAGTGAGGAAGATTTTGCCCCCAACCCTTGGTACCAATACTTGATTGATGGAAAGGGAGAAGCCCCTCAAGTCATTAAAAAAATGCAACTTGTCTATTGCCACCTCTCGCACTCGACAGCGGAAGGGACGGCTTCCTGGTTAGAGATGATGCAGACGCTTTTGCCCAACTTTCGGGCAGTCTTGCAACTGAGTGGACAGGACTATGTACTCATTCTAGATCAAGAGCAGTCGCTGACTGTGGCTGATATCTTAAAAGATACCGTCTCTGCCATGGAGTATGATTTTAATATTCGCTTATCCATCATGGTCGGGCAGGTATGGACCGAGTCAAAAGCTGGGAAAGTATCCCCGGTCATCCGAGCAGAACGGGCAGCCTTTCGAGCCTGGATCCGAGAAGGGCATCAAGGTGTTTACCGCTTTTCTCAACTCTACCTATGGGGAATTGAGCAGGCAGATTTGGATCTCCATCCTATCAAAGAACGCTTGCATCAGTTGATTGGGAGTCAAGACCAGTTGCAGGATATCATTGTTGCCCTCTGGGACAACGGGGCAGTTGTAACCAAGGCGGCCCAGCAACTTTATCTCCATCGCAATTCCCTTCAATACAAGATTGACAAGTGGGAGGAGTTGACGGGTCTCCAGTTGAAAAATCTGACCGATCTAGCCCTGTGCTATCATTTGGTCTTACAAGATGTGATTTAA